The following coding sequences are from one uncultured Desulfobacter sp. window:
- a CDS encoding VOC family protein yields METQIDHLVIGAKTLSQGVKYVKKRLGVEMPYGGVHTKMGTHNHLMRTGKNTFIEIIAINHDIEPPDHPRWFGLDDPFIRQQIDTQPSLLTWVVNTHDIQRLIQRSTLSLGKAELISRGKLNWYFGLPEDGRLLAGGMLPYVIQWQTDTHPSANMPDLGCRLDRLEIYHPYQRWLQSALSSIDASDLVQIHALSKNEFPYMIAYINSPFGIKKLCSRIAR; encoded by the coding sequence ATGGAAACCCAAATCGATCATCTCGTTATAGGCGCCAAGACCCTCTCACAGGGTGTAAAGTATGTGAAAAAACGATTGGGCGTTGAGATGCCCTACGGCGGTGTGCATACAAAAATGGGCACCCATAATCATCTGATGCGTACCGGGAAAAATACCTTTATTGAAATAATCGCCATAAATCATGATATTGAACCACCGGATCACCCAAGATGGTTTGGTTTAGACGATCCTTTTATCCGGCAGCAAATCGACACACAGCCATCTTTGCTAACATGGGTCGTCAATACCCACGATATACAGAGACTGATCCAGCGCTCAACGTTATCCCTTGGAAAAGCAGAGTTAATCAGTCGAGGAAAATTAAACTGGTATTTCGGACTTCCTGAAGATGGCCGTCTGTTAGCCGGCGGCATGCTGCCTTACGTGATCCAATGGCAGACAGACACGCACCCATCAGCAAACATGCCGGACCTTGGGTGCCGCCTGGACCGTCTGGAAATATATCATCCCTATCAACGGTGGCTGCAATCTGCGTTATCGTCCATTGACGCATCCGATTTGGTCCAGATTCACGCGTTGTCCAAAAATGAATTTCCTTATATGATTGCATATATAAATTCACCTTTTGGAATAAAAAAACTATGCAGCCGCATCGCCAGGTAG